One segment of Rosa chinensis cultivar Old Blush chromosome 6, RchiOBHm-V2, whole genome shotgun sequence DNA contains the following:
- the LOC112173744 gene encoding pentatricopeptide repeat-containing protein At5g38730, with amino-acid sequence MEGRDECKHIDLFKNPHMAASVPLSGETQLIQGLFAIVVKGHWNHLLKPKLGSCLTSSTIHQVLLQLSLFGYSPSLSLSFFKWVESVPNYKHSLQCSWTMVHILTKHGHFKTAHQLLEKIAFRDFLSSPTVLNALIPTQDDPDVNSHVLSWLVITYANSKMTQDAIQVLEHMRVHGFKPHLHACTVLLNCLVKDRLISMVWKVYEKMIRTGVVPNIHTYNVLIHACCKSGDIEKAEGLVSEMELRCVFPDLFTYNTLISLYSKRSMHYEALSVQNRMEMAGVSPDMVTYNSLMYGFCREGRMTEAVKLFGDIKGCVPNHITYATLIDGYCRVNDLEEALRLCEVMKSKGLYPGVVTYNSILRKLCQEGRMRDANKLLNEMSEKNVEPDNVTCNTLINAYCKIGDMMSAVKVKNRMLASGLKLDEFTYKALIHGFCMVPEMDGAKDLLFSMLDAGFCPSYCTYTWIIDAYCNQGNEEAVIRLPDEFVRKGIVVDVSLYRALIQRLCKRERLDYAEKVYSLMQEKGILADSVVFTSLAYAYLKAGKSSVVSGMLDEMFKRRLMVTCKIYRSFNASYASENDILRLFWDHMVERGLMSKTVLITEMQQT; translated from the coding sequence ATGGAGGGGAGAGATGAATGTAAGCACATAGACCTTTTCAAAAACCCTCACATGGCTGCTTCAGTTCCACTGAGTGGTGAGACCCAACTCATTCAAGGTCTGTTTGCAATTGTAGTAAAGGGTCATTGGAACCACCTCTTGAAACCAAAGCTTGGGTCTTGTCTCACCTCTTCCACCATTCACCAGGTACTCCTGCAACTCTCACTCTTTGGCTACAGCCCTTCACTTTCCTTGTCTTTCTTCAAATGGGTGGAGTCAGTACCCAATTACAAGCACTCCTTGCAGTGCTCTTGGACCATGGTTCACATTCTCACTAAGCACGGACACTTCAAAACTGCACACCAATTGCTTGAGAAGATTGCTTTTAGGGATTTCTTGTCATCCCCAACTGTTTTGAATGCTTTGATTCCGACCCAAGATGACCCGGATGTGAATTCCCATGTTTTGAGCTGGCTTGTGATAACTTATGCTAATTCTAAGATGACCCAGGACGCGATTCAGGTTTTGGAGCATATGAGGGTACATGGGTTTAAGCCCCATTTGCATGCTTGTACTGTGTTGTTGAATTGTTTGGTTAAAGATAGGTTGATTAGTATGGTTTGGAAAGTTTATGAGAAGATGATTCGGACTGGGGTTGTTCCGAATATTCATACATACAATGTGTTGATTCATGCTTGTTGCAAGTCTGGGGATATAGAAAAGGCGGAAGGATTGGTGAGTGAGATGGAGTTGAGGTGTGTGTTTCCTGATCTTTTCACCTATAATACTTTGATATCATTGTATTCCAAAAGAAGTATGCACTATGAAGCTTTGTCTGTTCAAAATAGAATGGAAATGGCAGGAGTTAGTCCTGACATGGTGACATACAATTCTCTTATGTATGGATTTTGTAGAGAAGGAAGGATGACAGAAGCTGTAAAACTTTTCGGCGATATCAAAGGTTGTGTTCCTAATCATATAACTTACGCTACATTGATTGATGGGTATTGTAGAGTGAATGACCTGGAAGAAGCTTTAAGATTGTGCGAGGTTATGAAGTCTAAGGGGTTGTATCCTGGAGTTGTTACTTATAATTCTATTCTCCGCAAGTTGTGTCAAGAAGGCCGGATGAGGGATGCGAATAAGCTTTTGAATGAGATGAGTGAAAAGAATGTTGAGCCTGACAATGTCACATGTAACACCCTGATTAATGCTTATTGCAAAATCGGAGATATGATGTCTGCAGTGAAAGTGAAGAACAGGATGCTGGCATCTGGGTTGAAGCTGGATGAATTTACATATAAAGCACTCATTCATGGATTTTGTATGGTACCGGAAATGGACGGTGCTAAAGATCTTTTATTTAGCATGCTTGATGCGGGGTTTTGCCCAAGTTATTGCACATATACATGGATTATAGATGCTTACTGCAACCAAGGCAATGAAGAAGCAGTTATAAGATTACCAGATGAGTTTGTTAGAAAAGGTATTGTTGTTGATGTCTCTCTGTACAGGGCTTTAATACAGAGGTTATGTAAACGGGAAAGGCTAGATTATGCTGAAAAGGTTTACAGTCTTATGCAAGAGAAGGGTATATTAGCAGACAGTGTGGTGTTTACTAGTCTAGCATATGCTTACTTGAAAGCGGGAAAGTCAAGTGTAGTTTCAGGGATGTTAGATGAAATGTTCAAGAGGAGGTTGATGGTAACATGCAAGATCTACAGGTCTTTCAATGCATCATATGCCAGTGAAAATGACATCTTACGTCTATTTTGGGATCATATGGTCGAGAGAGGCCTGATGTCAAAAACTGTTTTGATTACAGAAATGCAGCAAACATAA
- the LOC112171146 gene encoding uncharacterized protein LOC112171146, translating to MWRLSGTVEVQPPGERFLFTFTHERDIARVKKSGPWGFQGAMILLNDYDGFSDISAVKLDFVWIWVTLQGIPLGLLTEHTIRLVGGTIGEVLEVDRQAPKVYKKKGRPWGLRNKVKKSPSVSTNGSSESMEAGSPSGGVVGVHGMHVGPVSLEPVSQSG from the exons ATGTGGAGGTTGTCGGGGACCGTGGAGGTCCAACCACCGGGTGAACGTTTTCTGTTTACGTTCACTCATGAAAGGGATATTGCTCGTGTGAAGAAGAGTGGTCCTTGGGGTTTTCAGGGAGCCATGATTCTCCTGAATGATTATGACGGCTTCTCGGACATCTCTGCCGTGAAGTTGGATTTTGTTTGGATCTGGGTTACGCTGCAGGGCATTCCTCTGGGCTTATTGACGGAACATACTATCCGATTGGTTGGTGGGACTATTGGAGAGGTTCTAGAGGTGGACCGACAG GCTCCCAAGGTCTACAAGAAGAAGGGTAGGCCTTGGGGTTTGCGAAACAAAGTCAAGAAATCGCCGTCGGTGTCTACCAATGGCAGTTCTGAATCCATGGAGGCGGGGTCCCCTAGCGGAGGAGTTGTTGGTGTGCATGGGATGCATGTTGGACCTGTCTCTTTGGAGCCCGTCTCCCAGTCCGGGTAG